A single region of the Carassius gibelio isolate Cgi1373 ecotype wild population from Czech Republic chromosome A14, carGib1.2-hapl.c, whole genome shotgun sequence genome encodes:
- the LOC128027568 gene encoding CCR4-NOT transcription complex subunit 6 isoform X1, whose protein sequence is MPKEKYDPPDSRRMYTIMSSEEANSGKKSNWDGLEITGNVRSLSSSLWSLTHLTALHLSDNSLSRIPPEITKLHNLVFLDLSSNKIRSLPAELGNMVSLRELLLNNNQLRVLPFELGKLFQLQTLGLKGNPLTQEIMTLYQEPDGTRQLLNYLLDNLAGAIKRKPPPSRSWIVLQEPERTRPTALLTVMCYNVLCDKYATRQLYGYCPSWALNWSYRKKSIMQEIVSCNADIISLQEVETEQYYNYFLLELTKRGYDGFFSPKSRARTMSESDRKHVDGCAIFYKIEKFSMVQKHTVEFNQLAMANSEGSEAMLNRVMTKDNIGVAVLLELKEELIELSSGKSTLAMEKQLLLVANAHMHWDPEYSDVKLVQTMMFLSEVKNIIDKASCSLKLSSVSGETSSIPLVLCADLNSLPDSGVVEYLSTGGVDCTHKDFKELRYSDSLTNFNCNGKNGTSNGRITHGFKLKSAYENVLMPYTNYTFDFKGVIDYIFYSRPQLNVLGVLRPLDTNWLLENNISGCPHPHIPSDHFSLFAQLELVLPYTPLLNGVHLAGHR, encoded by the exons ATGCCCAAAGAGAAATATGACCCGCCTGATTCCAGGCGAATGTACACGATCATGTCCAGTGAGGAGGCAAACAGTGGGAAAAAATCCAACTGGGACGGCCTTGAAATAACTG GTAATGTTCGGAGTCTCAGCTCGAGCCTTTGGTCGCTCACTCacctcactgctctgcacctcaGTGACAACTCCCTGTCACGCATCCCACCTGAAATTACCAAGCTGCACAACCTTGTGTTCTTGGACCTGTCATCCAATAAGATCAGGAGCCTGCCAGCAGAGCTTGGCAACATGGTGTCTCTCAG GGAACTACTTTTAAATAACAACCAGTTGCGGGTTCTGCCGTTCGAATTGGGGAAACTGTTTCAGTTACAAACACTGGGGTTGAAAG gCAATCCACTCACTCAAGAAATTATGACTCTCTACCAGGAGCCAGATGGTACCCGGCAACTGCTGAACTACCTTTTGGACAATCTTGCTGGTGCTATCAAGCGCA AGCCCCCTCCGTCCAGGTCCTGGATTGTGCTGCAGGAGCCTGAAAGGACAAGACCAACCG CTCTGTTAACTGTGATGTGCTATAATGTGCTGTGTGATAAGTACGCCACACGCCAGCTCTACGGCTACTGCCCTTCCTGGGCCCTTAACTGGAGCTACAGGAAAAAGTCCATTATGCAGGAGATCGTCAGTTGCAATGCAGATATTATCAGCTTACAG GAAGTGGAGACAGAGCAGTATTACAACTACTTCCTTTTGGAGCTGACTAAACGGGGATATGATGGATTCTTCAGCCCAAAATCCCGGGCCAGAACCATGTCTGAATCGGACAGGAAACATGTAGATGGATGTGCAATATTCTACAAGATTGAAAA GTTCAGCATGGTGCAGAAACACACAGTAGAGTTTAACCAGCTGGCTATGGCCAATTCAGAGGGCTCAGAGGCTATGCTGAATCGTGTCATGACCAAAGACAACATTGGAGTGGCTGTGTTGCTTGAGCTAAAGGAGGAGTTAATAGAGTTGTCGT CAGGGAAATCTACCCTTGCTATGGAGAAACAGCTCCTTCTAGTGGCAAATGCTCACATGCATTGGGACCCAGAATATTCTGATGTGAAGCTGGTGCAGACCATGATGTTCCTGTCAGAGGTGAAGAATATCATAGACAAAGCCTCCTGTAGTCTGAAGCTGTCCTCCGTATCTGGAGAAACCAGCAGCATCCCTTTGGTGCTTTGTGCCGACCTCAACTCACTTCCTGACTCGG GTGTTGTGGAGTACCTGAGCACAGGTGGGGTGGACTGCACACACAAAGACTTCAAGGAGCTGCGCTACAGTGACAGTCTGACCAACTTCAACTGCAACGGCAAAAACGGCACATCTAACGGGAGGATCACACATGGTTTCAAGCTGAAGAGTGCCTATGAGAACGTGCTTATGCCTTACACCAATTACACTTTTGACTTCAAG GGTGTCATTGACTACATCTTCTACTCCAGACCACAACTGAACGTGCTGGGTGTCCTCAGGCCTTTGGACACAAACTGGCTCCTGGAGAACAATATCAGTGGTTGCCCACACCCTCACATCCCCTCAGATCACTTCTCCCTGTTTGCACAACTGGAGTTGGTCCTGCCTTATACTCCCCTTCTCAATGGAGTCCACTTAGCTGGGCACAGGTAG
- the LOC128027568 gene encoding CCR4-NOT transcription complex subunit 6 isoform X2 has protein sequence MPKEKYDPPDSRRMYTIMSSEEANSGKKSNWDGLEITGNVRSLSSSLWSLTHLTALHLSDNSLSRIPPEITKLHNLVFLDLSSNKIRSLPAELGNMVSLRELLLNNNQLRVLPFELGKLFQLQTLGLKGNPLTQEIMTLYQEPDGTRQLLNYLLDNLAGAIKRKPPPSRSWIVLQEPERTRPTALLTVMCYNVLCDKYATRQLYGYCPSWALNWSYRKKSIMQEIVSCNADIISLQEVETEQYYNYFLLELTKRGYDGFFSPKSRARTMSESDRKHVDGCAIFYKIEKFSMVQKHTVEFNQLAMANSEGSEAMLNRVMTKDNIGVAVLLELKEELIELSSGKSTLAMEKQLLLVANAHMHWDPEYSDVKLVQTMMFLSEVKNIIDKASCSLKLSSVSGETSSIPLVLCADLNSLPDSGVVEYLSTGGVDCTHKDFKELRYSDSLTNFNCNGKNGTSNGRITHGFKLKSAYENVLMPYTNYTFDFKARCH, from the exons ATGCCCAAAGAGAAATATGACCCGCCTGATTCCAGGCGAATGTACACGATCATGTCCAGTGAGGAGGCAAACAGTGGGAAAAAATCCAACTGGGACGGCCTTGAAATAACTG GTAATGTTCGGAGTCTCAGCTCGAGCCTTTGGTCGCTCACTCacctcactgctctgcacctcaGTGACAACTCCCTGTCACGCATCCCACCTGAAATTACCAAGCTGCACAACCTTGTGTTCTTGGACCTGTCATCCAATAAGATCAGGAGCCTGCCAGCAGAGCTTGGCAACATGGTGTCTCTCAG GGAACTACTTTTAAATAACAACCAGTTGCGGGTTCTGCCGTTCGAATTGGGGAAACTGTTTCAGTTACAAACACTGGGGTTGAAAG gCAATCCACTCACTCAAGAAATTATGACTCTCTACCAGGAGCCAGATGGTACCCGGCAACTGCTGAACTACCTTTTGGACAATCTTGCTGGTGCTATCAAGCGCA AGCCCCCTCCGTCCAGGTCCTGGATTGTGCTGCAGGAGCCTGAAAGGACAAGACCAACCG CTCTGTTAACTGTGATGTGCTATAATGTGCTGTGTGATAAGTACGCCACACGCCAGCTCTACGGCTACTGCCCTTCCTGGGCCCTTAACTGGAGCTACAGGAAAAAGTCCATTATGCAGGAGATCGTCAGTTGCAATGCAGATATTATCAGCTTACAG GAAGTGGAGACAGAGCAGTATTACAACTACTTCCTTTTGGAGCTGACTAAACGGGGATATGATGGATTCTTCAGCCCAAAATCCCGGGCCAGAACCATGTCTGAATCGGACAGGAAACATGTAGATGGATGTGCAATATTCTACAAGATTGAAAA GTTCAGCATGGTGCAGAAACACACAGTAGAGTTTAACCAGCTGGCTATGGCCAATTCAGAGGGCTCAGAGGCTATGCTGAATCGTGTCATGACCAAAGACAACATTGGAGTGGCTGTGTTGCTTGAGCTAAAGGAGGAGTTAATAGAGTTGTCGT CAGGGAAATCTACCCTTGCTATGGAGAAACAGCTCCTTCTAGTGGCAAATGCTCACATGCATTGGGACCCAGAATATTCTGATGTGAAGCTGGTGCAGACCATGATGTTCCTGTCAGAGGTGAAGAATATCATAGACAAAGCCTCCTGTAGTCTGAAGCTGTCCTCCGTATCTGGAGAAACCAGCAGCATCCCTTTGGTGCTTTGTGCCGACCTCAACTCACTTCCTGACTCGG GTGTTGTGGAGTACCTGAGCACAGGTGGGGTGGACTGCACACACAAAGACTTCAAGGAGCTGCGCTACAGTGACAGTCTGACCAACTTCAACTGCAACGGCAAAAACGGCACATCTAACGGGAGGATCACACATGGTTTCAAGCTGAAGAGTGCCTATGAGAACGTGCTTATGCCTTACACCAATTACACTTTTGACTTCAAGGCAA GGTGTCATTGA
- the simc1 gene encoding SUMO-interacting motif-containing protein 1 isoform X1, whose translation MEDIICVSSGSDDDSDLEVISSYNDDKEDPVPFIQAQWLSVTPLQETVARAQVLIDITGHNFTPPRQRCSKRDTCSTLEVIDLSEDDPFEDAGVQKPFPNLPSVESRAKKVHVTLASFGKAQESKSQTCIGEDVANSMCFVGSSLQSVASKSLSQERTLTDVLQSTEDYLHQDPNCNSNLSSEQLSWDMSLEHSRSSDKSKNPLKCESEALKNSIADASQNTKDTQLTSPAVCSIEADQKDNLDSSQKWEDSVLSPYSLDSPYYCPSEVDAYIFSDSSIKSEDNDPPFTTCNSQQSLQTSEFPSAFHNASMSNALSLKEDGKTMNNVKNEDLHTPVHPGPSSPSIPTSFRASPPWSPVVLSKQSKPNSPTSTEILASDTAAHSPDRSTLSSPSSSFSLFISQASSPNLPEKTEQKRNYSDAGSPESPPISLWDTSSDGDNENVPDNMESDLSENNSEDRQHICLTQYRKFSQGMSGTIPHMDDDGEDGHYGPAEPLCRQSLSLVYSTIEENYPEGTLQLLSDFIQPRYYPPVDITTHLLRGIVLNPQSPDVLVIEAYNLLMKTQRYHPVDASTVPCDWELVKSVMKEQDETRKLRTEVQNMLLQYMLQVLEDDFHFKLRSQCLLHSVAKKMLSFGNETIGQVKDVIVWMMNAAKESVNHSKDVEYPKKEDNYLKIVLSLQRMLTLALEVDKNPNYSSDKLSEELFTCLNRMHSCRQIRLLLLRTLDSKLLRCKLLKLLLDEACSQKTSLPMSLNLLLHYLKSSTLASDPSDGAEKWRKWDELLQLLWMLMLSYEEVVTGHLHFPITKRFDRRHAPIWTVNDQVKCSEVQEAVGTFLSRAANDIGHALSMEMQDLLSQLQEHITDMSSVTTSH comes from the exons ATGGAGGATATCATTTGTGTCAGCTCGGGCAGCGACGACGACTCCGATTTAGAGGTTATAAGCAGTTATAATGATGACAAAGAAGACCCAGTTCCGTTCATTCAAGCACAATGGCTTTCAGTCACACCT CTGCAGGAGACGGTGGCACGCGCACAG GTCCTCATCGATATCACAGGCCACAACTTCACCCCTCCAAGGCAAAGATGCTCAAAAAGAGATACATGCTCCACCCTAGAAGTTATAGATCTAAGTGAAGACGATCCTTTTGAAGATGCTGGTGTGCAGAAACCATTCCCAAATTTGCCATCAGTAGAAAGCAGAGCCAAGAAAGTGCATGTAACACTGGCATCTTTTGGAAAAGCTCAAGAATCAAAATCTCAAACCTGTATTGGCGAAGATGTGGCTAATTCAATGTGTTTTGTAGGAAGCAGTTTGCAGTCTGTTGCCTCTAAGTCACTCAGTCAGGAGAGGACTCTCACAGATGTGCTCCAAAGTACAGAAGATTATTTGCATCAAGATCCAAATTGTAATTCAAACTTGTCGTCTGAGCAGCTAAGCTGGGATATGTCTTTAGAACATTCCAGGTCCAGTGATAAAAgtaaaaatccattaaaatgtgAATCTGAGGCATTAAAGAACTCTATTGCAGATGCATCACAGAACACTAAAGACACACAGCTTACTTCACCAGCTGTCTGCAGCATAGAAGCAGATCAAAAAGACAATCTTGACTCATCACAGAAATGGGAAGACAGTGTTCTCTCTCCTTACAGCCTTGACAGTCCATATTACTGTCCGAGTGAGGTAGATGCTTATATATTCTCTGATTCATCCATTAAGTCTGAAGATAATGATCCTCCCTTTACAACATGCAACAGTCAACAGTCATTACAGACCTCTGAGTTTCCTTCTGCTTTTCATAATGCATCAATGTCCAACGCACTTTCATTAAAAGAGGATGGCAAAACAATGAATAACGTAAAAAATGAGGACCTTCATACACCGGTTCATCCCGGGCCTTCGTCTCCCTCCATACCTACCTCATTTAGAGCATCGCCTCCCTGGAGCCCTGTGGTTTTGTCTAAACAGAGTAAACCCAACAGTCCCACTTCCACAGAGATTCTTGCCAGTGACACAGCAGCACATTCGCCTGATCGGTCTACACTGAGCTCACCAAGTAGCTCCTTCAGCCTCTTCATTTCGCAGGCCTCCTCACCAAACCTTCCAGAGAAAACAGAGCAAAAgagaaattattcagatgcaggCTCCCCAGAAAGCCCTCCCATCAGCCTTTGGGACACAAGCAGCGATGGCGACAATGAAAATGTCCCGGATAATATGGAGTCAGATCTTTCTGAAAACAATTCAGAAGATAGACAACACATCTGTCTGACTCAGTACAGAAAATTTAGTCAGGGCATGAGTGGGACGATTCCACACATG GATGATGATGGGGAAGATGGACACTATGGTCCCGCTGAGCCTCTATGCCGTCAGAGCCTTAGCTTGGTCTACAGCACTATCGAGGAGAATTACCCAGAAGGCACTCTTCAGCTGCTGTCTGACTTCATTCAGCCTCGGTATTACCCACCAGTGGATATTACGACACACCTGCTCAGGGGGATTGTCTTAAACCCACAAAGCCCTGATGTTTTAGTCATAGAGGCCTATAACCTATTGATGAAGACTCAGAG ATACCATCCTGTGGATGCTTCAACGGTCCCATGCGATTGGGAACTGGTGAAGTCAGTTATGAAAGAACAG GATGAGACTAGGAAGTTGCGGACAGAGGTCCAGAACATGCTCCTGCAATATATGTTGCAGGTATTAGAAGACGATTTTCATTTTAAACTCCGATCTCAGTGTCTTCTTCACTCTGTTGCAAAGAAGATGCTTTCATTCGGCAATGAAACAATTGGGCAAGTCAA GGATGTAATTGTTTGGATGATGAATGCTGCTAAGGAGTCAGTGAACCACTCAAAAGATGTGGAATACCCAAAGAAAGAGGACAATTATCTTAA GATTGTGTTATCTCTTCAGAGGATGTTAACACTGGCCTTGGAGGTGGACAAGAACCCCAACTACAGTTCAGACAAACTCTCAGAAGAACTCTTCACTTGTCTTAACAGAATGCATTCTTGCAGGCagataag ACTCTTGTTGCTGAGAACTCTGGATAGCAAGCTGCTGAGATGCAAGTTGTTGAAGCTGCTGCTGGATGAGGCTTGTTCTCAGAAGACAAGCTTGCCCATGTCTCTAAACTTGCTGCTACACTACCTCAAGAGCTCCACACTGGCCTCTGACCCCTCT GATGGAGCAGAGAAGTGGAGAAAATGGGATGAACTCCTTCAGCTTCTGTGGATGCTGATGCTCAGTTATGAAGAAGTTGTGACAG GTCATCTACACTTCCCCATTACAAAGCGTTTTGATAGGAGGCATGCTCCTATTTGGACAGTGAATGATCAAGTGAAATGCTCAGAAGTGCAAGAGGCAGTGGGCACTTTCCTGTCACGTGCAGCCAACGATATCGGCCATGCTCTCTCCATGGAAATGCAGGATTTATTATCCCAACTACAAGAACACATAACTGACATGTCCAGTGTTACTACAAGTCATTAA
- the simc1 gene encoding SUMO-interacting motif-containing protein 1 isoform X3: MEDIICVSSGSDDDSDLEVISSYNDDKEDPVPFIQAQWLSVTPDDDGEDGHYGPAEPLCRQSLSLVYSTIEENYPEGTLQLLSDFIQPRYYPPVDITTHLLRGIVLNPQSPDVLVIEAYNLLMKTQRYHPVDASTVPCDWELVKSVMKEQDETRKLRTEVQNMLLQYMLQVLEDDFHFKLRSQCLLHSVAKKMLSFGNETIGQVKDVIVWMMNAAKESVNHSKDVEYPKKEDNYLKIVLSLQRMLTLALEVDKNPNYSSDKLSEELFTCLNRMHSCRQIRLLLLRTLDSKLLRCKLLKLLLDEACSQKTSLPMSLNLLLHYLKSSTLASDPSDGAEKWRKWDELLQLLWMLMLSYEEVVTGHLHFPITKRFDRRHAPIWTVNDQVKCSEVQEAVGTFLSRAANDIGHALSMEMQDLLSQLQEHITDMSSVTTSH; encoded by the exons ATGGAGGATATCATTTGTGTCAGCTCGGGCAGCGACGACGACTCCGATTTAGAGGTTATAAGCAGTTATAATGATGACAAAGAAGACCCAGTTCCGTTCATTCAAGCACAATGGCTTTCAGTCACACCT GATGATGATGGGGAAGATGGACACTATGGTCCCGCTGAGCCTCTATGCCGTCAGAGCCTTAGCTTGGTCTACAGCACTATCGAGGAGAATTACCCAGAAGGCACTCTTCAGCTGCTGTCTGACTTCATTCAGCCTCGGTATTACCCACCAGTGGATATTACGACACACCTGCTCAGGGGGATTGTCTTAAACCCACAAAGCCCTGATGTTTTAGTCATAGAGGCCTATAACCTATTGATGAAGACTCAGAG ATACCATCCTGTGGATGCTTCAACGGTCCCATGCGATTGGGAACTGGTGAAGTCAGTTATGAAAGAACAG GATGAGACTAGGAAGTTGCGGACAGAGGTCCAGAACATGCTCCTGCAATATATGTTGCAGGTATTAGAAGACGATTTTCATTTTAAACTCCGATCTCAGTGTCTTCTTCACTCTGTTGCAAAGAAGATGCTTTCATTCGGCAATGAAACAATTGGGCAAGTCAA GGATGTAATTGTTTGGATGATGAATGCTGCTAAGGAGTCAGTGAACCACTCAAAAGATGTGGAATACCCAAAGAAAGAGGACAATTATCTTAA GATTGTGTTATCTCTTCAGAGGATGTTAACACTGGCCTTGGAGGTGGACAAGAACCCCAACTACAGTTCAGACAAACTCTCAGAAGAACTCTTCACTTGTCTTAACAGAATGCATTCTTGCAGGCagataag ACTCTTGTTGCTGAGAACTCTGGATAGCAAGCTGCTGAGATGCAAGTTGTTGAAGCTGCTGCTGGATGAGGCTTGTTCTCAGAAGACAAGCTTGCCCATGTCTCTAAACTTGCTGCTACACTACCTCAAGAGCTCCACACTGGCCTCTGACCCCTCT GATGGAGCAGAGAAGTGGAGAAAATGGGATGAACTCCTTCAGCTTCTGTGGATGCTGATGCTCAGTTATGAAGAAGTTGTGACAG GTCATCTACACTTCCCCATTACAAAGCGTTTTGATAGGAGGCATGCTCCTATTTGGACAGTGAATGATCAAGTGAAATGCTCAGAAGTGCAAGAGGCAGTGGGCACTTTCCTGTCACGTGCAGCCAACGATATCGGCCATGCTCTCTCCATGGAAATGCAGGATTTATTATCCCAACTACAAGAACACATAACTGACATGTCCAGTGTTACTACAAGTCATTAA
- the simc1 gene encoding SUMO-interacting motif-containing protein 1 isoform X2, whose product MEDIICVSSGSDDDSDLEVISSYNDDKEDPVPFIQAQWLSVTPVLIDITGHNFTPPRQRCSKRDTCSTLEVIDLSEDDPFEDAGVQKPFPNLPSVESRAKKVHVTLASFGKAQESKSQTCIGEDVANSMCFVGSSLQSVASKSLSQERTLTDVLQSTEDYLHQDPNCNSNLSSEQLSWDMSLEHSRSSDKSKNPLKCESEALKNSIADASQNTKDTQLTSPAVCSIEADQKDNLDSSQKWEDSVLSPYSLDSPYYCPSEVDAYIFSDSSIKSEDNDPPFTTCNSQQSLQTSEFPSAFHNASMSNALSLKEDGKTMNNVKNEDLHTPVHPGPSSPSIPTSFRASPPWSPVVLSKQSKPNSPTSTEILASDTAAHSPDRSTLSSPSSSFSLFISQASSPNLPEKTEQKRNYSDAGSPESPPISLWDTSSDGDNENVPDNMESDLSENNSEDRQHICLTQYRKFSQGMSGTIPHMDDDGEDGHYGPAEPLCRQSLSLVYSTIEENYPEGTLQLLSDFIQPRYYPPVDITTHLLRGIVLNPQSPDVLVIEAYNLLMKTQRYHPVDASTVPCDWELVKSVMKEQDETRKLRTEVQNMLLQYMLQVLEDDFHFKLRSQCLLHSVAKKMLSFGNETIGQVKDVIVWMMNAAKESVNHSKDVEYPKKEDNYLKIVLSLQRMLTLALEVDKNPNYSSDKLSEELFTCLNRMHSCRQIRLLLLRTLDSKLLRCKLLKLLLDEACSQKTSLPMSLNLLLHYLKSSTLASDPSDGAEKWRKWDELLQLLWMLMLSYEEVVTGHLHFPITKRFDRRHAPIWTVNDQVKCSEVQEAVGTFLSRAANDIGHALSMEMQDLLSQLQEHITDMSSVTTSH is encoded by the exons ATGGAGGATATCATTTGTGTCAGCTCGGGCAGCGACGACGACTCCGATTTAGAGGTTATAAGCAGTTATAATGATGACAAAGAAGACCCAGTTCCGTTCATTCAAGCACAATGGCTTTCAGTCACACCT GTCCTCATCGATATCACAGGCCACAACTTCACCCCTCCAAGGCAAAGATGCTCAAAAAGAGATACATGCTCCACCCTAGAAGTTATAGATCTAAGTGAAGACGATCCTTTTGAAGATGCTGGTGTGCAGAAACCATTCCCAAATTTGCCATCAGTAGAAAGCAGAGCCAAGAAAGTGCATGTAACACTGGCATCTTTTGGAAAAGCTCAAGAATCAAAATCTCAAACCTGTATTGGCGAAGATGTGGCTAATTCAATGTGTTTTGTAGGAAGCAGTTTGCAGTCTGTTGCCTCTAAGTCACTCAGTCAGGAGAGGACTCTCACAGATGTGCTCCAAAGTACAGAAGATTATTTGCATCAAGATCCAAATTGTAATTCAAACTTGTCGTCTGAGCAGCTAAGCTGGGATATGTCTTTAGAACATTCCAGGTCCAGTGATAAAAgtaaaaatccattaaaatgtgAATCTGAGGCATTAAAGAACTCTATTGCAGATGCATCACAGAACACTAAAGACACACAGCTTACTTCACCAGCTGTCTGCAGCATAGAAGCAGATCAAAAAGACAATCTTGACTCATCACAGAAATGGGAAGACAGTGTTCTCTCTCCTTACAGCCTTGACAGTCCATATTACTGTCCGAGTGAGGTAGATGCTTATATATTCTCTGATTCATCCATTAAGTCTGAAGATAATGATCCTCCCTTTACAACATGCAACAGTCAACAGTCATTACAGACCTCTGAGTTTCCTTCTGCTTTTCATAATGCATCAATGTCCAACGCACTTTCATTAAAAGAGGATGGCAAAACAATGAATAACGTAAAAAATGAGGACCTTCATACACCGGTTCATCCCGGGCCTTCGTCTCCCTCCATACCTACCTCATTTAGAGCATCGCCTCCCTGGAGCCCTGTGGTTTTGTCTAAACAGAGTAAACCCAACAGTCCCACTTCCACAGAGATTCTTGCCAGTGACACAGCAGCACATTCGCCTGATCGGTCTACACTGAGCTCACCAAGTAGCTCCTTCAGCCTCTTCATTTCGCAGGCCTCCTCACCAAACCTTCCAGAGAAAACAGAGCAAAAgagaaattattcagatgcaggCTCCCCAGAAAGCCCTCCCATCAGCCTTTGGGACACAAGCAGCGATGGCGACAATGAAAATGTCCCGGATAATATGGAGTCAGATCTTTCTGAAAACAATTCAGAAGATAGACAACACATCTGTCTGACTCAGTACAGAAAATTTAGTCAGGGCATGAGTGGGACGATTCCACACATG GATGATGATGGGGAAGATGGACACTATGGTCCCGCTGAGCCTCTATGCCGTCAGAGCCTTAGCTTGGTCTACAGCACTATCGAGGAGAATTACCCAGAAGGCACTCTTCAGCTGCTGTCTGACTTCATTCAGCCTCGGTATTACCCACCAGTGGATATTACGACACACCTGCTCAGGGGGATTGTCTTAAACCCACAAAGCCCTGATGTTTTAGTCATAGAGGCCTATAACCTATTGATGAAGACTCAGAG ATACCATCCTGTGGATGCTTCAACGGTCCCATGCGATTGGGAACTGGTGAAGTCAGTTATGAAAGAACAG GATGAGACTAGGAAGTTGCGGACAGAGGTCCAGAACATGCTCCTGCAATATATGTTGCAGGTATTAGAAGACGATTTTCATTTTAAACTCCGATCTCAGTGTCTTCTTCACTCTGTTGCAAAGAAGATGCTTTCATTCGGCAATGAAACAATTGGGCAAGTCAA GGATGTAATTGTTTGGATGATGAATGCTGCTAAGGAGTCAGTGAACCACTCAAAAGATGTGGAATACCCAAAGAAAGAGGACAATTATCTTAA GATTGTGTTATCTCTTCAGAGGATGTTAACACTGGCCTTGGAGGTGGACAAGAACCCCAACTACAGTTCAGACAAACTCTCAGAAGAACTCTTCACTTGTCTTAACAGAATGCATTCTTGCAGGCagataag ACTCTTGTTGCTGAGAACTCTGGATAGCAAGCTGCTGAGATGCAAGTTGTTGAAGCTGCTGCTGGATGAGGCTTGTTCTCAGAAGACAAGCTTGCCCATGTCTCTAAACTTGCTGCTACACTACCTCAAGAGCTCCACACTGGCCTCTGACCCCTCT GATGGAGCAGAGAAGTGGAGAAAATGGGATGAACTCCTTCAGCTTCTGTGGATGCTGATGCTCAGTTATGAAGAAGTTGTGACAG GTCATCTACACTTCCCCATTACAAAGCGTTTTGATAGGAGGCATGCTCCTATTTGGACAGTGAATGATCAAGTGAAATGCTCAGAAGTGCAAGAGGCAGTGGGCACTTTCCTGTCACGTGCAGCCAACGATATCGGCCATGCTCTCTCCATGGAAATGCAGGATTTATTATCCCAACTACAAGAACACATAACTGACATGTCCAGTGTTACTACAAGTCATTAA